One Coffea eugenioides isolate CCC68of chromosome 2, Ceug_1.0, whole genome shotgun sequence genomic window, TATGTCAAGGCCGAACAGGTCCACCAACTGCAATCGCTAGCCAATGACGATAAACGGGGTAGTAAAAAATTTGTAAGGACTAAGCTTGAGGCCTTCACTGCCTTCCTCTGGAAATTAATTGCCAAAGGGACAGATGCAGGGGACAAATATTGCAGGCTAGGAATCGTGGTTGACGGAAGGACTAGATTGAATGATGGAGACGAATCGATGATGAATAAatattttggaaatgttttATCTATCCCATTTGGCGAAAAGAGAAACAAGGAGCTGAAAGAGATGAATTTAAGTATGATAGCCGATGAAGTCCACAATTTTCTTGACGGGGCAGTGACAAGAGAACATTTTCTGGGGCTGATTGATTACGTGGAGGCTCATCGTCCTGAACCGGCATTTTCCAGAATTTATGGTTCTAAAGTAACCAGAGAAGAACCGGCATTTGTGGTGTCATCAGGGCAGCAGTTTCCTATAAGAAAGATAGACTTCGGGTGGGGTGTGCCAGTATTTGGTTCGTACCACTTTCCATGGGGAGCACAATCGGGCTTTGTAATGCCAATGCCCTGTGCATCTGGAAATGGAGATTGGATTGTTTACATGCACCTTCGTCAAGAGCAGATAGAAGTGATAGAGCTTAACGCACCACATGTTTTTAGACCTTTCAGCCATGATTATCTCTGATCAGCTCCATCTGATTTTCCACTGGATTAATTGGCTCGCTACAATTGATCAGACACAAGTTATGTATTAATTTGAGTTCTTTTAATGGatttctttgtctttttttaACTTTTGCCGAAGTTAAAATTGTACTCCCCATAACTCCAGTTTTCTAGAATTATACGCTCGTGCACATGGAAAAAAGATTCTGTATTACTCcattaatcattagtttggaatCATTGACGCTTTCGataacgtttttttttttttttttggcgcaAATGCAACATTTGATTACTGGTACACAAGGGAACCCCCTAGCTGCGTAGAAGAACCACTACCACAGGACTGTACCACATGCTGCACAGAGTTTACAATAGCATTCATAACGTTCACAGTATTTGAGGACTGCAATTGAAACATTCCTAACTCTCCATAGATGATAAACAGTTACAGCAAAAACCAGCCTCTTGAACTAATAATCAAAAGAATCAGTTTGCCAATAAGAAGCAAGTCACCTGATCTCTTCCTCCCACCCCTAAACATTACACGCATCCTTTGAGCTTTCTGCCAAACTATTTGAGACAGATTACACTCAAAAAACAAGTGATCCAAGGTGGTCTCATCAGCTACTTGACGGAAAACTCATTTGACATTGGCCATATGCATTCCCCATTTTATCAGCCTGTCCATAGTACTCGACCTCCTTTTGCAAGCCAGTCACAAAAAAAAAGCGAACCTAGTAACGTAGTTCTTTCCCCCCACACATTTCAATTATAATTTTGGTATTGCAATAATATGCATAATTTCCCTGTTAACTAGTGCAAGGAACGGGCTACTGTTGTTGCCCATTTAGTCCAATCAAATTCTAACGGAAACACTCAACTTGAatggtttttgtttttttcccctGATAAACAATGAGTCCTGCAATGACTCCAGAAGACAAGTTGCAATTCCTAATGAAGACGAATGGAGACTGTAATTAGCAACAGTACCTCATGTTCATTGTTCAATGAAATCAGTAAAAATGATGGATCAAATTTTGCATTTCAGCCCTTTCCTTGACATAACATGTACACCATGATTGTAGTTAAACTACATTTGTTAGGTATAAGGAGACCACGTACTTTATGttgttttgtaaaaaaatatatatacaaaaatGAGGATCATTTTATTTACTTTAAAGTAATCTGCATTAATGTCAAGAACTACTGCATAATGGCCTCCATTACATGCACGAATGGAAAAAAAATCTCCTTCCAAGTTGAGAAATTAATGAATACCAAAATTCATGAAggatttatttgttttggaCCTCTTATTTGTCAGCTCCTGCTCAagtatttatttgctttatacATATTAATAATATGAAAATGTCAAGTACAACATTTGTCCTCTCCAGCTTATCAGGAGGTCATTAAATTCCCCTTATCTAATGCATTTTTCATGTATGTGTGGACATAATTGGCGGGTGTTTTCAATACAAACGGCTATCACCTTCATCTTAAAGATGATTTaccaattaattaatttatgatatatattgacaattacacctcaatcctcAACACTTGGACAAAGGGCAGGTGCTAAGCACTGAATTGAGGTATTAAAATTGTGGGAGAAGCGGTTACTGTCTCACTGATGTGATAATTGGTCACCtttcaacaacaaaaaaaaaaaaaattgaaaaattggcTTGCCTGCAATCTGCAGATACATTTGAAATTAAAGGACAAACGTACACCTCAAAGGATTGTCAATAACTCTAGCTAAGTTGCAAATGTGTCATTTAGGACAGGGATGTTTCCTGAATTCCATTTTAATGTAGAGTGAGTAGACTGATGACCTTTTCCTTATTTATCATACATTAGTTATGGCTACACCGTGCACGCAATAAGCATCTTTTCTAAAAGCGGTGAACTATTGAAAACTTTAACTTTGTCTGCTTCAGTTCCtcaaagaaaattaatttttttttaaaaaaaagaatgctATGTGTTGTAGCTGGAGATTGAAATTTAATTTAGAGCAAATACCAATTAATTGCCAGTCCTTTAcattgaaagaaaatgaaatacGAAACGGCCAAACCCGCAAAAGAAATAAGACGAACCAAATCGAAAACGACAATAAGACAGCCGATTATGatagaagaagatgatgatcatAGTTCCATTCCATCtttatcaattaattaaactctCTAGCCGGGAGGGCTGATGATGCGACAAGTGCAACGATATGCATCAATTCCACCCCGCGCTTAAACGTTTCTTAGTCGACTAAGAAACCGATCCTATGCAGTTCGTCGCTATCCCTCTCCCTAAccaatatttgattttttttctcttttctaaaGAGGATTAACAGTGATTTCTCACCTATTTTCTTGATGACTCGAGCTCGTGACCTGTTGATTACAGGTGAAACATAAGATTCGCTTTGTTGTCAAATATTTGGTACTTAAACAAACAAAAACCAGCAATTGAACTTGTCCAATGTCCACCGAGCATGAATTCAATGTGATACCATAATAAAGGTAGACCTTATAAATTTCAACTTTCTATCTAAAACACTTCAATTATTCCCTCCATTGCATCTAAACTGTCAAAATGATTGCAgatcatttcattttctttaatttaaaaaaaaaccaagattTTCATAATATAGACTTGGGACAAATTATTTTAGACATTATTGTTACAACTCGCATGAATAATCACAGTACAAATATTTTAATATTCCAGCAAAAAAgtttaaagaaaaaacaagaaattaaaagcTCCAAAAGTTGTCCGTTTAGCTGAAGATAACAATAAATGAGGCAGAAGGTGTACATTCTTTTGTTGTTTATGGGAGAATTAGATTGTCATCTTGAGAAACGTAAATATTGATATGTTAAAAAAACTATAAATCTTATAAGTTAGTTACTTCTTAATTTGATATATACCAACACCTTGTCTTGGAAAGATTAACATATCCAgcaagaaaactggaaaatatGGTTCATAAACAAGAGTTTAGTAACTTTGAAGTGAAGGTAAGCAAGATTGAGCTTGTGGCTGCAGTGGTTCCAAAGCAAGAAGCCAAGAACATTGGATACCACAATCCAATCTCGACTTGATCTTGTTTCCACTTGATGTAGGTGTCATCTTTTGTTACAAGAAGCCCTCCTTATCCGGCCCCCACACCACACATTCGGGTCTATGGTTAGCGTTCTCAGGAAGGCTTTTGCCCAAATACTGGTCTCCTACTATGCATTTGCAGGAGAGTTGTTGCAAAATGGAGCTGCTATGCAATAACGGGGGGGTGGATTTTGTCGAGGCATTTGCTAATATGGAGCTCAATTTGTACAGTCCAGATGAAAGCATAGAAGGCAAAATTGTCCCTAAAAAGAAGCTAGGTATACTCGCCGTTCAGGTAACTAACTAGTATATGAAtgtagaattaaaaaaaaaattaaagatatATAATTAGCTATCATACAACTTACAATCACATAATAGACCGAAGAAacagaaatgaagaaagaaagattTGAACTCATAACCTCTAACCAAGTCTCGccttatttcttcttttattttcttgtggATTTTAAACCATGCCCTCCAGTACTCCAAAAATGTTTGATATTAAACGACGGATCAATGCCTGGCCAAGATCCTACGCAATTGGTCGGACCAATAGCAGTACACATATTAACATTCATGTGTACGTTGACATATGATATGTGCATCTTAACCATGATGACATGGAAATTTACAGAAACAAAATGTACACTGTTCACATTATTTATGTGCACCCGTGACATTCCCTTAACCATTGGTTTCCTATATCATAGCAATTCCTTTAAATCAATAATTGGTCCTGCCTTAATCCAAAAATAGAGTATGTTAACCCCACTGTTTCCTTACTACCACTGGATCAGGACTCAGGAGCCTCTCAAGTTGGTTTCTGTCCAATTCAGTTCGGTTGACATAAATTTTTAGAACTTTTGTTATatgtaattattttttttcactttaactTGGTCGAATGAATTAATAAACTCATGTTTATACCAAAGTTATAGCAACTTTAAATGAAATGTTGtacgaatttcattttttttttataaaaagtaAATTTCATTTACGCATTGTTGAAAATAATCTAGCACGATTTGATTTGTATCACTACTTTAATTGCAGGTTAAACATGCAATAGAAATTACAAATCTGCAATTTAACAGATACAATAAATTTAAAACGAGTTATGAAtagatttgaaaaatataagaaatttcaaaattatcttCTACTAGATAAATCATTGCAACTCCCTTTTGTGTATATTGCAATCACTAGATCTGCTAATCAACAATTTCGATTTTAAGTTCTAATAATGATGATGAGATCTATCGAAATAGATCcaagattcaaaaaaaaattcaaatctaataaccaaatctaaaataaattcaaatctaACAAGAAAATAAGGGAAAGACCATAAAAATCTCCATAGGAATAATCCTTAGGAGAATAGAAAATTCTCACTAAAAATCTCTAGGAGAAATAGAAAACTTTCATTAACAAAATTTAGGAGTGACTttgttcaaaaaataaaataaaaaaattcacgGGAAGGAAACTATAGTGTGGTCTCCCTCCTTAAGGGAAAACCTTtataaagagaagaaaaaattatAGAGAAGttagagaaaaggaaaaggtatATTGTACGAATTTCCTAATTAGACAGAATTGAACAATTATTCAACTTGAGAGGTTTCGATCCATTGCAACCTTGATCCATAAGACAAGAATTGGAAATATTTTATCCAACCAAAGGCTCCAAAATTCAATTGCGGAGGCTTGATGATCGGCTGCATTTTTTACCATCGAGTTGCTGACGCCTACTCTGCCAACATGTTTTTTTGTGTCATGGGCAGAAATGGCTCAGTCCAAATCTTTATCCGTGCGACCCTCATTTCGGTGGTCAATGCTCTCCCCTCGCCGTCCTGGTGGCTTGGGTGGTCTAGTCAGTGCGACACGTACGTTATCCCAAACTTGAAACTAACACCTCCGGAACAAGAAACCAACAGTATCCATCCATCATGATCAGGAGCAGACAAGCCGTATTTACTGTGTCAAGGAAGAAGATATCCGCAGATAACAATCTTTAGCGAATGATGGTGACTATGCTAAAGTTTTGGCTTTAAACTTTGCATAGATGCTAAACTTTGTACATCAAAGTATTTTCTGCTAAGTCAAGTCCGTTTTCAAGGTGAAGTAATCACAAATGTTATGGAGACACAGTTCCTTGTAATATTTTGCAGAATTCGTGGTATTTTCTCCTTTTATGAGACTTAGGGTGTGTTTAATAAAATTGAAGTCTGAAAATtgaatctaatacatttgagtacaTATCACATTCAAGGATAAGTGAATATCTTATCACCTAATTTTGGGAGTAAGTTTTAGTTAGAAAATTCAAtgccatttaattaattcacatgttcaatttttggttatcaaacggtctgaatatgttaaaatctaaatccattaaatttaagtgctgaattgggttatcaaacagggTTTTACTAAAATAGTCAGACCCAAAAGTATTTGACCCATTGGGTTCCGATAAAAATACTAAGGCTCTGGCCCAATAAATAGATTGTGGCCCACATCAAGTCAATACCAAAAGACGGTTCGTTTTCTTCTACCATTTATTTTTGCCCATTTCACAAACTTTCAACTCCCCGCTGGTTTTGGTTAATGCATCTAAatactttttccttttattttaattttttataagtACTTCTtgttttttaagtaaaattgcTGAAGAAACTTGGAAAGTATTTTACCTCTctcttgaaaagaaatattcgAATGCATATTTTATAACTGTTGAACACTGTTAGACTTAAAGAGATTGGAAGTATAATTAGTGGTCGAATGAATAAAAACCGAATATCTTCaatttttttagttatttatccattaaaaactaaaaaaggaAGTTCAATATtcagctatatatatatatatatatatatatatagttaccCACTATTCCTTCTTGGTATATATACTTTtaattttcttctctttattgtcCAGCATATAGAAATGTGTGCAAAATCGAGGAATATAGGTTTTGACCTCATCTGAAGTAATTCTTCATTACACCTTGTACCACAAAATGGGGAAAATTCAAAAGAATGGATTTAATTATCTTCGCGAAGAATATTTCTATATTAAAACCTGGAGATGACCTGGAGCCAAATTATCAAAGGAACTAGACGTCTCCTCCCTCAGTTAACAATAGAGCATTGCAGAGGTAGTAAGCCGTCCTGGTAACATGTGAAGCCAAGGATAATCTGGATAAGTAACTATTTCAGTTAACAATATACaatgttttttattttctaattcaTCACAAGCGATTTAGACAACTACAAATAATGTAAAATTcaatattatttattttgaaaggaTTTTTCTAATTGACGTTTAATAGGCACTTATTGATGTAGAAATTAAACTTAATTTACTATGTGAATGCACGCATTCATATTTAATCCCTCTTGTATTTAGAAGTGCTCAGAAATGAACTTCacttttataaaataaataaataaataaaactcgAGCCCACTCTAGTCAAACTCTACAAGCTAGAAGCTGTTGCCTCCAAGACACTAAAAAGTCATTGCCCCGGTCAAATTCCATCATACCGACCCTTAATATCCAGACATTTTTCAAGAATTTAGAAACTTTCTAAGTAGTCTAATCGTGTGGTGCGACCACTAGCAGCTGCAATGAATTTGATTTAGCaagtaaaagaagaaacaaatcTTGTTATGCATGAGCATTAGGGTAAATAACATAATTAGAAGGCAAGTCAAAATTCCTAACTTGattatgcaaaatttttttttctagaaaacttgctcaaaattggttttaaatttcttctagCAAAAGAGATGGTTGAGATTTAAAAAGTAAAGAGGTGGAATAAGGATTTAAATTCCTGTCCAACATAATTAGAAGGCAAGTCAAAATTCCTGTCCAACTGAACTTCTAAATTTGACAGAATTAGCTCCTGCAAGACGTTCATATTCCATCATGTTAAGTTAGAAAATCAACctatattttagttttttttttttttttgctctttctCTTTCTGATAAATAAAGTATTATCCATCCAtaaccaatgttttaaaaaccggaccgttaattgaaccggtgaagtgaaagggtcgaggttcaaccggtcggaccggttcaaccccggttcaatgaatttttttaaaaataatttatataaatatatatatgcacaaaataagacatgtaatggataatttaatactttatatgatgaaaagtttactattttcgAATAAcctggatttttaaaaataaattttttaaattataagttaaaacaaataaatttcatctcaatttcaattatatctatcaaaaaaatcttaaatccaatccaaaaatatcacaatatttgaaattatacaaaattcacgtctataagaatttagacattgtgaacttaaattttaatttacattttggaatttaaatttacaatttaaaaaaggaagtttggagttcgaagaaaatcaagagaattgaaaatagaaatgcaaatttgataagaaacaaaaaatgagataaaagtgagtggttgtggtaTTAAATAAATtggattaaagaaaaataattcttttttaacttttttaaatttaatggacaaaaacaaaattaaaatatggaagaaaacatcaataaattaaaaataaagaggtttgattaaaaaatgagtggcaaaagaaaagatgatagagagagagagaaagagttgaagattaaaaagaaagagccatgaaAGGATGatattttgtaagaaaaatggaacaaaagaaatatgagtatttgttttatataaataagttatcaaaaaaaactaataagatgtgatggtgcaatggttgctacattggtcttctattacaaaggtcttgagttcaaaTCTTAATAACTACATTTtgcaaaactaaaaaaaaaagtggaaaactcAAAAACCGGAAATAACCGGTTCAAATCCGGTTCGGCGGTTTTCGCGGTCCGACCGGTTTTTGACCGGTTTCTTGACAAAGTCAAACTTAgcattgaaccggaccggagccattgccggttcgcggttcaaccggtcgaaccggccggtccggtccggttttcaaaacactgTCCATAACTGATAACACCCACCCACATCGTCTTTTTCTGAAAGACCTACCAGTACCACCCAAGGAACAGGCATGGGCCCAATAATCAGCTGCATTGCTCCAATGAAATGGCGCCTGTCTGCTGACTCTGCTCATTCTTGCCAACTCAAAATTTTATCGGTCATGAACTAGGAAACATCAAACATGTTACCATTTGGTGCTGCAGAAGCACAAAAACTAACAGATAGATCCCCTTGTTATATGTAAAACATGAGGCTGATGGATACATATCTCAGTGTTAGCaattattgtggattcttggaACTTTGTTCTGTTCTCCATCCTTTTGTGGCCACTATatagtatctttttttttttttaggtaaaTAAATGGATTGATGAAATCGTCCTAGATATTAGGTGGGACTTGAGAAGAATGAGACGACAAGGAGGGCAACTGGGCAAAAATAATGGGCGGATGGAGATTCTGAATATGTGGACTAGGAGGAGATGAGAGATATCTTGACATGTTAATTGTGAGTTTCTGTTGCCTGTACCCAGAATTTAGAACGTCCAAGtacgatgatgatgatgatggatTTTGACTTTTATTTTTCATCGCTTAATGACTAttccatttcttttgttttttttttttatttcccctCATATCAGAATTCAGAAGCAGAAAGTACAAACTCAGAAAGAAAGTGGAACTTATGAATGGGAAAGGATGGTGTATTTAAGTCAATCAGCGTCTGAATTTGCTGTCCGCAAAATAGACAAACTTGCGTGTAACAAAGTGTGTGGATTTCAATGGACTTCAGGACACCAGCTAGCGCTCTCACTTCCCAGCCAAGGAAATCGGGTTACCTTACGGGGTTGGGTGCTTTTGGTTTCCATTAGCTAGGCATTTGAGGAATCAATTTTGATCATATCCGTTTTATAGATGTATATATATCCACGAAGCAAATATGGAAAGTAGATTCaactttttatcatttgggaaaaaaataaggGACTTGCATGAATAGGAGTATGTATGCTACAGCAGTCTCCTGAATGGAATAGACAGAACAGAAATAAACCTCATCCCTATCCCATGTAGTCCCAATTGTCAAACAACAAAGAGGACATAATTCAAAGAAACGaattttgaaactttaattTTGTCATTTGATTAGTTATTTTGCACTCTATTGATGGTTTTATTTTACTACTTCAGGATAATTTCCAAGATTTTTATCTTGCAAGATTCCAAGGCCTCTTTGCCTCATTGGCCGTGGCGTCTGGCTTTATTATTGCATGAGTGATACAGAATAGTAGATGAAAGAAGACCATAAAATACAAAGAGACCCCAACACAGCTGCCACTtgcccctctctctctctctctttttcttttttttatcctCTTTGTTTCAGCCGGAAAACCAGGAACaagaaatataaatataaaaaaataatagaagaGCAGCCACCCCACCTGAAAGCAGAATATCTATCAGACCCCTTTTGGTGGCACATAAAGATTTGATCATAGGGCGAGACTTCTTGAGAGAACTCACAAAGGTGAAAGACAAACACCCCCAGACACACACAGACACCAAACCCCCTCAAACCCCCCACcccaaagaaggaaaaaaaagaaaaagaaaacaatatgAAGAAATGTGAACTCTGCAATTCTACAGCAAAAATGTACTGTGATTCAGATCAAGCAAGCCTTTGTTGGGATTGTGATGCCAGAGTTCATACTGCCAACTTCCTTGTTGCTAAGCACTTGAGGACTCTTCTCTGCCATGCCTGCCAATCTCCAACACCTTGGACTGCCTCTGGTCCCAAACTTGGACCTACAGTTTCAGTTTGCCAGGCCTGTGCCAATAGAACTTCAAGTAGTATTGACGGTGATCATGATCCTGAAAATAATAGAGACGACAACGACGAGGacgatgatgaagatgatgctgatagtgaagatgaagatgatcaAGATGACAATGATGATGGTGATAGCAGCGATGACAGTGGCGATGAAGATGACGGAGATAATCAAGTTGTGCCTTTGTCTTCCACGCCTTTACCTCCACCTCTGATCTCGAGCTCTTCTAGTAGCGAAGATTCATTGAGAAGATCTTCTCGTAGAAGAGATGGGGGCGTCTCAAGTTCAAGAATTGGGTATTTTTCCAATCATTCAAATGAAAATGGCAGATTCTCCTGTGATGTATGtgctttcttcctcaaatctctctctctctctctcttacatGTGCATTAGCAGCTACCCCTTTAATCCTCTGTTTCCTCTGTTTTCTCTGCACAAACAATCTAAAAAATGTGAATTTACCTTAGCTTCGCACAGCATTTTTCTGTTGTTTACTCAGAGACAATTTCAAATTTCGCAAATGAATTTAATAGAGCTTCTTGGTCGTCAGTTAATCACAGTGTTGTTCGGCACCTTTTTCTCATAGCAAAATTTTGTCCTTCAGAGGATTGAAAGatcaaggcaaaagggcaattACAGGATCAGTTCTCCAACCTCCTGGGTTTGAAGATGAAGAGATTAGAGATCAAAAGGGCTACTAGATAGAGATCATAAATTGACATTCGAGGAAGATTGTTCAATATGACCTTACAATTTACTACTATTGATGTAAAGCGAAGAGAGCATGAAGACGGTTGTGTAAATGGCATTCCAGGTAGAGTGCTAGTCTTCCGGAATAATGATTTATTTTGACAAATTTGTGGAGTCCTCGAAGAATCTGTTCGATAATCTAACATCTGCTGTTACAATTTCTGTGTTCATATATGCCATCTTTTCTGAATTTTAGGCCATCAACAGTGGTAGGCTAACTTTAAAATTTGTTAGATGCTTAtgatttggaaaaaattttaaaaaaaaaaatcaatttttcatgCATGTTAAATACTGGAGGAGAAtgtttgaagaaaaaaatttgtacTTGGTGGGAGAAGTCGACAAGGACAGGATAACTTCCAGCTAGAGACGATGTTTGACAAGTCATATTATTACTCATTGGCAATGAAGAATGCTTTTCATTTCAGAAATAAGGTAATCATCAATGCATGATGTGTTGTTCGTTTCTGAAACAAGATAAGATGAGAATTGACCATCTTTTGCACGTTATATTGGCACTTTGGCAGCAGCACCTTAATCTAtctggatatatatatatatatatatatatatatatatattgggccatttttcttattttccttcTACTTTTTCTCAATGGGATATTGAGTAAACCATATGGAATCAagatttaatttaaaaaaaaaaaaaaacttctgaTATGGCCTGTATCCCTTCAGCATGTTGAGGTGTTGATTTTCCAATTTACTGTAACAAATTGAAGGGAAATAAAATTAATCACCTAAACTGTAAATTACTTGTGGTCTTACTATATTAGCCCCAACCGTCTATCTTAATGTCTCCGTTGTAGGGATGGTAGCAGAGATAGGGTAAAACTCGATACCTGCAGTAACTCATCCCGATGGTTAATCCAATTAAACGATCAATTGATAATTCGATTAGATAATAGATTGATAATCTTAGGGTTTGGCATTGATTAGGGGTTACCAATAGGTAGTTGAATAAAATTTTGTAAGAGAATCCTAAAAGATCGATACttgacacacacacacacatgacTCAATTTTATAgtttaataaaatataatttaaaccTAGCTCTTTACATAACCCTTCATAAAAATGTTGAATTCCTCTCATGCAAATTTTATGACTTTATCGAAGTTTAAAATTTAACGTAGTGTGTTAATTTAACACGATATAtgtattaatttt contains:
- the LOC113763782 gene encoding zinc finger protein CONSTANS-like isoform X2; this encodes MKKCELCNSTAKMYCDSDQASLCWDCDARVHTANFLVAKHLRTLLCHACQSPTPWTASGPKLGPTVSVCQACANRTSSSIDGDHDPENNRDDNDEDDDEDDADSEDEDDQDDNDDGDSSDDSGDEDDGDNQVVPLSSTPLPPPLISSSSSSEDSLRRSSRRRDGGVSSSRIGYFSNHSNENGRFSCDRIERSRQKGNYRISSPTSWV
- the LOC113763782 gene encoding vacuolar import and degradation protein 30-like isoform X3; this translates as MKKCELCNSTAKMYCDSDQASLCWDCDARVHTANFLVAKHLRTLLCHACQSPTPWTASGPKLGPTVSVCQACANRTSSSIDGDHDPENNRDDNDEDDDEDDADSEDEDDQDDNDDGDSSDDSGDEDDGDNQVVPLSSTPLPPPLISSSSSSEDSLRRSSRRRDGGVSSSRIGYFSNHSNENGRFSCDLITVLFGTFFS
- the LOC113763782 gene encoding uncharacterized transcriptional regulatory protein TBS1-like isoform X1, which gives rise to MKKCELCNSTAKMYCDSDQASLCWDCDARVHTANFLVAKHLRTLLCHACQSPTPWTASGPKLGPTVSVCQACANRTSSSIDGDHDPENNRDDNDEDDDEDDADSEDEDDQDDNDDGDSSDDSGDEDDGDNQVVPLSSTPLPPPLISSSSSSEDSLRRSSRRRDGGVSSSRIGYFSNHSNENGRFSCDQNFVLQRIERSRQKGNYRISSPTSWV